The Oscillospiraceae bacterium genome contains the following window.
AGAGTATTACAAATTCTTAACAGACGTACAAAAAACAATCCTTGTCTTATAGGTGAGCCCGGTGTTGGTAAAACAGCCATTGCTGAAGGTCTTGCAATTAAAATTGCCAAGGGCGAGGTTCCTGCTCGATTGGCTAATAAAGAGGTTTATCTTCTTGACCTTACTGCTCTTATGGCAGGAACACAGTTCAGAGGACAATTTGAAAGCCGTGTCAAAGGTCTTGTAGATGAAATTAAAAAAGTTGGAAATGTATTGCTTGTTATTGACGAGGTACACAATCTCGTTGGTACAGGCGGAGATGCTGACGGTGCTATGAATGCCGCTAATATGCTTAAGCCTGCTCTTTCAAGAGGTGAAATTCAAGTTATTGGAGCTACAACCTTAAACGAGTACAGAAAGCATATAGAAAAGGATTCTGCTCTTGAAAGACGTTTTCAGCCTGTTATAATTAACGAGCCCTCTATTGACGATACTGTTAAAATTATAATGGGAATAAAGGAATATTACGAAAAGCATCACAGCGTAAAGCTTCCCGCTTACCTTGTAAGAAATGCTGTTACTATGTCGGAAAGATATGTAACTGACAGATATCTTCCCGACAAAGCTATTGACCTTATTGACGAAGCTTGTTCAAACTCAAGATTAAACAATAAAAAGGCTGACGAATTAGAAAAAATCGTTGCATCAATTTCTAAAACAAGCGAGAAAATAGAAGAGCTTTCTCTTGAAGCAAACGAGGAAAACTTTGAAGAAATTGCAAATCTTAAAACAAATCTTTTAAGAATGGAAGAAGAAAAGAAAGTTCTTGAGCCTTTTGCTGTATCAGAGGTTACTATTGATGATTTGGCAAGAGTTATTGAATTGTGGACAGGTATTGCTTCAAGTAAAATTAAAGAAGCGGAATTAGGAAAGCTTTTAAGACTATCTGATGATATAAAGAAGCGTATAGTAGGTCAAAATCAAGCCGTTGAGCTTATTTGTTCTGCCGTTAAAAGAGCAAGAGCAGGAATTGTACCGAGAAAACGCCCTGTTTCCTTTATTTTTACAGGTCCTACAGGCGTTGGAAAAACAGAGCTTGTAAAAGTTCTTGCTGATACTCTTTTTGATAATCCCGATTCTCTTATAAGACTTGATATGTCCGAATTTATGGAAAAGCACAGTGTTTCAAGAATTATCGGCTCTCCTCCCGGATATGTAGGATATGACGATGCGGGACAATTAACGGAAAAGATACGCAGAAAGCCTTACAGCGTAGTTTTATTTGACGAGATTGAAAAAGCGCATCCTGACGTACTTAACGTGCTTTTACAAATTCTTGATGACGGTAGAATTACAGATGCTCACGGAAAGCTCGTAAACTTTGAAAATACCTTTATTGTTATGACCTCAAATGCAGGCTCTGAAAAGAAAGGCGGGGCTGCAGGCTTTAACAAAACACAGGCTCAGCTTTCCAAAGAAAAAGCTTTAAAGGCGCTTTCCGAATTTTTGCGTCCTGAGTTTTTAAACCGTGTTGACGAGGTTGTTGTATTCTCTCCTCTTGAAAGAGAAAGCTTTGAAAGAATTGCCGAGCTTGCACTAAACGAGCTTAAAGAAGGTCTTAAAGAAAGAGAAACAGAGCTTATATGGACTGAGGATGTAGTTAAAATAGTTGCAGAACGTTCCTTCAGCCTTGAATACGGTGCAAGAAATGTAAGAAGAACAGTTCAAAGAGATATTGAAGATAAAATAGTGGATAAGGTTCTTAATGCAGGTGCTGATTTGAAAAAAATCAATTTAGACACCCAAGACAACGAAATAACTATTGAAATTGTTACACAATAATTAAAAAACAGCTTTTTGAAGGCGTTGTATCCGTA
Protein-coding sequences here:
- a CDS encoding AAA family ATPase, with amino-acid sequence MICSRCKKRPAVVFITKIENGVTINEGLCLVCAKESGVKLPINDMMKSMGLNMDMSEEEIESVTEQMAEFMEEMTQNAQDEDSDDEFSKGGAASLPSFDKLNMLFKNSSSENKDEKASQNEKGKKGSKNDKNEPKLKYLNTYCQNLTNKARHGLLDNIIGRDEETYRVLQILNRRTKNNPCLIGEPGVGKTAIAEGLAIKIAKGEVPARLANKEVYLLDLTALMAGTQFRGQFESRVKGLVDEIKKVGNVLLVIDEVHNLVGTGGDADGAMNAANMLKPALSRGEIQVIGATTLNEYRKHIEKDSALERRFQPVIINEPSIDDTVKIIMGIKEYYEKHHSVKLPAYLVRNAVTMSERYVTDRYLPDKAIDLIDEACSNSRLNNKKADELEKIVASISKTSEKIEELSLEANEENFEEIANLKTNLLRMEEEKKVLEPFAVSEVTIDDLARVIELWTGIASSKIKEAELGKLLRLSDDIKKRIVGQNQAVELICSAVKRARAGIVPRKRPVSFIFTGPTGVGKTELVKVLADTLFDNPDSLIRLDMSEFMEKHSVSRIIGSPPGYVGYDDAGQLTEKIRRKPYSVVLFDEIEKAHPDVLNVLLQILDDGRITDAHGKLVNFENTFIVMTSNAGSEKKGGAAGFNKTQAQLSKEKALKALSEFLRPEFLNRVDEVVVFSPLERESFERIAELALNELKEGLKERETELIWTEDVVKIVAERSFSLEYGARNVRRTVQRDIEDKIVDKVLNAGADLKKINLDTQDNEITIEIVTQ